The Aspergillus nidulans FGSC A4 chromosome VII nucleotide sequence AAAATTCAGGATCACAACAATCGAAGGCGACGACATGCACTCTCGTGTCTCCCGCGCGAAGATGGCGTCTGGTATCCCACTTTCGGATTCAGACAGATGGGAATGGCTCTCTCACATACGTGGAGCCGTTATGGACCGCCTACTCCAACCATCCACCTCGGCGGGAATTGTCGTCACCTGTTCCGCACTCAAGAGGTCCTACCGCGACGAATTACGGAAATTGATGTATCTATTGGAGGACCCCGTAAATGTTACATTTATCCACTTGTTTGTTGGCAAAGAAAACAAGACGGAGCTCCAGGAGCGGTTGATTCTGAGATCGAAAGTGGAGGCGCATTACATGGCGTCTACTATGGTCGATTCGCAGTTGGAGGCTTTGGAGAGCCCAGAGGAAGAGCGGGATGTCGTAGTTGTCGATGCAGCTGGGATGAAGGATGTGGTCCTCAGGGAGGTAGAGGAGATTGTGAGAGGGATTCTGGCGTAGGTTCTAATGTTTTAGTGATTTAGAATGCCAATATATGTGGTTACTACTGAAATGAATCTGTCTTTGTACTTGGATCCTGTGCTTCCGGTATTCTGAAACTTGCCTGCACCTTTACGTCTGTGAGCTGCTAGTTATGTACTTCAGACACTTACCGCGGTATAGAGTAACATTGAACACACTTGGGATAAGGAAATTGCCGGTTGCTGGGAGTTCCGAGGTTGTCCATTTATGGTATGTCGGATTCCTCTCCGACACTGTCGGTTTCGTAACTTCTGCCAATTCTTCTAGCGGATTTATACCGGAGAACCGCCCAAATATGGGCGGAGAAGTAAGGCCACTAGCTCGGATAACCCGTAAATGACTCTCCCCCATAGCAAAAAAAGAATCCAACTCCCTTTACCCCGCAAGCTGTCACCCAAACCGGGGGATCCATACCCCACGCCTTCCACAACTGGGGATCATCATCTTGGCCCTTCCTTGGCCCGGGATGTGATGCCCCCGCATTGTGCTTACGCAGCTTCACCATGAGCTTTTCGCCCGCAACCCTGCGTTCACGAGGCTGCTCCTAGGTAAGCTTGGCAACGAAAGGTTCCAATTTTATGTTGTGGCCGTTGCTTTTCCGCTGCTGAGCTCGTACTTCCTGCCCCTCTCCACGTTGGATGCTTACAATGGCCGAGGATATAAAGGGAGCTGCCGCCGAtcgaagaggatggggtGGCTGAGTCTTGAGTACTGAGTTCCAAGTCGATTCTAGGCGTTCCAAGATGGCTGCAACCAACCGTGCTGACATTGTCGTTGATGAGAAAATTCATGACCCAGACCATATCGAAAAGACACAGCAGACTGTGGCCATTGACAACATTCAAGTGCTTGGGTTGAGCTCTGAAGATGCGGACTTCTACACTAACTACCCACctgaggcgaggaagaagctgctATGGAAGGTCAGACCTCTACCTCGTACGTGATAGAGGCTGCTACTGACACGTTGCCCAGGTTGATATCCGTTTAATCCCCATGCTGGCTGTTTTGTACCTCATTTCACACCTCGACCGCGCCAATATCGGTAATGCGAAGATTGAGGGACTCATCGAAGACCTTGGCATGTCGGGCATTCAGTACAATATCGTGCTttcgatcttcttcatcccataTGTTCTTCTGGGTATGGCACTCTTGCAAGATATATCATATGAGATGACCGAGGCAGGCTAACCCGGGCAGAGGTTCCAAGCAACATGCTCCTCAAGAACTTCACCCGCCCCTCTTTCTATCTCGGCATACTCATCACTTGCTGGGGAATCATCATGACCCTGACCGGGCTAGTACAGAACTTTGCAGGATTGCTGGTTGTCCGCATCCTTCTGGGTGTGTTCGAGTACGTGCTTGAAGCCTCAAATGCGAACAAGTAAACTAAAGGACTACAGGGCAGGTTTCTTCCCCGGTGCCGTCTACCTCTGCACAATCTGGTATATGCCCAAAGAACTCTCGACTAGGCTGGCGATCTTCTACTGCGCATCCGCCCTTAGCGGTGCATTTTCAGGTCTTCTTGCGTATGTCAAACACAGGCCCCTATAATTAAAGCAAGCTAACATGCGTAGTGCCGGCATCGCGCAGATGGACGGAGTCGGCGGCCAAGATGGTTGGCGATGGATTTTCATCCTCGAGGGCATCGCCACCGTCGTCCTAGGAGCTAtgtgcttcttcctcctcatcgacTCGCCCAGAAAGTCAGGCAGTTGGCTCGAGCCCGAGGAAATTCGATACCTTGAGCTGCAACATTTCATCAAGGAGGGCGGACACTTtaaggaggagaaaaagaaggcaAATTGGAAGGACATCAAGGCGACATTACTGAACTGGCGCATGTACATGCTTGCGTTTATTCTGCTGGCGCAGTCGGCTTGTTCGTACGGTACGgccaacccttcctacctACTTGCCGATTCCATACTGATAGTCACCTATAGGAACGAAATTCTTCCTTCCCACAATCACCAAAGCCATGGGCTTCCGCGACACAAACGCCCAGCTCATGACCGTGCCCCCTTACGTGGCCGGCGCAATCTCcgccgtcttcttcagcaagcttTCTGACCGGTTCTATTGGCGCATGCCTTTTGTCGCGATCCCACTATGCCTCGTCGTAACCGGTTACGCCGTTATGGTGTCTCTTCACGGCGAACTAGACACGCGCGTTGGCCCAGCCTTCTTTGCTATCATCCTGACGACTATGGGCATCTACCCAATCCATCCTGCGACGACGTCGTGGACGGCGAATAACCTGGCACCCTCTGGTAGAAGGGCAATCGGGCTGGCGTTTAATATATGCATTGGAAATATTGGAGGAGTTGTTGGAAGTTACATGTATATCGACAGCGAGGAACCTTATTATTACACTGGGTTCGGATTGAGTTTGGCGCTGGGGGGCACAGCGTTGCTTGTTTCTTTGGTGCTGGAATTGAGCTTCAAGTGGGCgaataagaaaaaagagaggatgggggaggaggagattcgAGAGAGATAtagtgatgatgagctgtTAGCTATGGGTGATAAGAGTCCGCTTTTTAGGTATACGCTTTGATGAGTGGACGGATGTGCTGAGTGCTGCTGGCAGAGCACAGAATTCGGGATTATGGCAGTGATTTGGATAAATGATGATGTCTCAGCTTTGATGTCACTTTTAGAAAGAGCTTCTCTGACTTATGATACATGAAAAGAGCGAGCACATATACCTTACTCAACACCGTATTTCATTCTATTTCATCCCAAAAGCAAACCAAGCTCAAATAATATACACTATCACCACACAAATAACCTCCGCCAGGCTCAGCCTCACACAACCCCAAATACTCCCTTAGCAGCACCAACTCTCCCCACAATCCCTCTCTTAAGCCTCAATGCCCGTTCAATTTCTTCCGCGCCGAGTCCTTGTCTATCGCGCATAGCCAATATCTGCCTAATCGTATACGCATCGAGGTATCTCCTCCCTTCAAAACCGCCCTtacccagctcctcagcttcagcttccgcTTCTCTGGTGATCCGCTGGCGTGCTGTGACGGCTAGCAAAGCGGGGTTTGTGGACGTCGATGGGAAGACGGATGGTGGGTGTGTCTGGTTGAAGGTGCTGGAGTGCGAGAGTGTAGGGTTGGGTGTTACAGGACCGATAGAGCGAAGAGAGGCTGCGAAGTGTGGATCGCGCCCGTCAAGGTCGATTGCTAGAGAAATATTAGAGCTAGCATACGAAGTATGAATGTTGAACAGAGTGTTATGTTTGGGGTGCATGTGTGGCGATACCGCCTCTGTACTTGTAACATGGTGTAAGTGGTGACGCACCAGAAGATTTCTCCAAGGAGGCTTTCTCTTTCGAATGATACGTTGGGCCCTGTGCAGGACTCTGGGGTGGAATCTTTGGTTGTCGAGATGCCGGTGAGGGGGCCGGAGGTGGTGGTCGCTGTGTCGGAGGTCTTGATGCGGGAGAGGGTGCAGATGGTTGTTTGGGATATTGGCGGCGCGAGGCCTGGGCGGCTGAGCGCGCCGGTTTAGAAGCCGATGAGCCCATGGGTATAGATTATGTGCTAGATTTTGTTTTGTGGTGATTAGGAAGCTGTTCTGAGTCGGATGAAATTTGGGGATGCGGTCGGAGGTATCGGAGCTAGCCCGAATTGGGACAAAGTGGTGTGACGTCAGGTACAATAGGCCAGCAACCGCAAAAGAAGGCTTGGACACTATTCTTAAATGGACATACAACTTGTGGTAGGTAGATGCGTATATTTATTTTACACACTTATGCTAGGGCGACTTGGTTGCTGTATTGAGAGGTGGAGACGGTTTCGCGGACAAATCATGCCACGCGCAGTGTCGTTCACCGGAGACCAGCCAGACGTCTGCCCTGGACTTCTCCAAGCGCACGGCTACCGCTAATAAATGCAACGGTTCCAGCGGCAGCAACGGCCGGGAGGATCTGGAACAGGGTCCAGGAAGTGTAGtacaggaagaagatgcctTCAATGGCGAGGAGCGAGCCAAGGAACACGGCGTGAGGGATAGGAGCCGACTTCAATGCTACGGGGAGATGGTTGATATTGGCACCGAGGTAGAGCCACTAAAAGACAAGTCAGCCACGCCGCGGTGGTTGCACAAGGAGATGTATAGAGGGTACTTACCACGCCGCCGAGAACAGGGAAGATGGCCAACACTATCGCAATGAATAAAAGCGTAACGGCAACGGGCGGGCTCTGAGGATCGCTCTTGAAGATGTGGTGGATCTCAGGGAGCTGTCCGTATCGCGAGACCTCGTATGTCGGTACAGGCTCGTTCGGATTACGGGCTAGAGACAGCTGAAACGCGGGCTTGTTGTATGCAGCGGAGCTTCCGAACGATCCGATCAAGATTCTCGCATCAAGCGGTTCGGAGGTAGAGAGGAACTGGACGGGAAGGTCCTTCCATGTCTAGGCCACGTCAGCTAGTTGTTTCCGACTGGAGCTACATCCTCCGTACCAATTCGACTCGAGATTTGCCATTGCCCTTGACGGAGAAGGGGTAGGAAATGTCCAATCCAGTCTTCGGGTCTTGAAGCATCAAAAAGACCTGGTGAGCGCTTTTCGCTGACTTTCCTTCCTGCGTCGTCAGGGCCACTTTGAGGGTATCCGCGTTGCCGAGGGAGACGGGGCTCGAGAGGGCGCCGTTCCGAGGAATTCTAAAATGCGATACCAGTTAGTTAGTTTCCGCTATAGTCGCATCAAAATTGAGATAGAGAAACACAGGGAGCGCACTCTTCCTTAAAACCAGCACCGACTCCGGCGCCCTTGGTCTGAACTGACACGGTGGCATCAGTGAACCCCCagcttgctgcggcggcagcggctggGAGGGCGACCGAGCTTAGCAGcgagagctggaaaagagTCTGCCACCAAAGCATTGTGAAGGCCTCCGTGTTTTTATTGCAATAGAACGAGAGATGTTGAGAGCGAAGTTGGCAAGAGGCAGCCAAGCGCTAAGATAAGCGCCGGGCGGCATTGGGGCTTGCGAGTCCAGTGACCGCCGCCTTGAGCCCTAATTGCCTgcccttctctccttcgGGCTGTCTCCCATCCTCAACGCCTTTTGTTTGACTTCGACAACCACCCTGCTACCCTCCGTCCCTCTATCGCGACGTCCGCGCCCTCGATCGTCCTGGAACCCCGTTCTCCGTCGTCTGATGATGCCCGCCAGAGAAATTTGCTAGCTAGAGGAGGACTTTTGCGCCCGTTAAATTATCTGACGTTGCGCCTCCTTCGCCAACGGCTCGCCCGACCACGCCCTGCGATCCGGCCACTTACGCTTCGAAAACTCTCTCTGGCAGCTTCGATCGTCGAAAGTGGACTATATCAATTGTTGGAGATCATAAAAGTCATTTGTAAGTCGGGTGGTTGCGTGTTTGCAAGCTGTGCAAGCCAGGAGTTGAGGTTCCCTAGATCCGAAAGACTCCGCCAGCTGTGGTGGTGTGCATCAACTGACCTGCATAGTTGCCTTGGTAGATTCTGAGTCGACCGAAAGATCCTCTGTGCACCGCAGGAAATCTTTAGACTAGTTCTTTTACAGCAGCAACACTGCCGGCTACCCTCTAAGCTGAGCCCTAGTCCGAGACATTTTTGGgactggaaaggagggggaCTATTTGTGTACGCATTCACAGGCAACAGCTGGAATACGCATTATCTTGCTGCAAACAGTGGACGCAAGTAAGGCCTCCAACTTATCCATTCACTATCAAACAAGATGCATTGTCGCAGTCGCATGTCGCATGCCGCATTTATCACTGGAGCTAACACACCCCAGTGGTTGGTAGGGCTTCTGTTACTCGTGAACTCGGCTCGCCCGCCGCCCTGCCTGATCTGACATCGGTATTTGGTCCCTTTACCTTTTTCCCCATCCTCCCATCTCTTTCATTCATCCTAACTCTTTTAGCGCTCGCGGCGGAGTTCATCTAGGGCTTCTCAGAGAACAGCCCCAGCCCCTGCCCCTGAACTCACCACCTCGAACCTGACTCAGTCCTCGTACTCTCTTCCCCCAACTCCCCTCACTTCGTCTTTCGACGAGATCCTGCCTTCTGCAAAGCGTCGGCGCACTCAGCGCGCTATCAACTCTGAAGACAAGACCCTTCCTGCAGGTGGAACAGAGACTCCCACTCATAGAGCCTTTTCTGAGCCGTTTCAGGCACCAAATTCGCACAGTTCTGCGAGAGCAACCCGTGCTGGCAACCTGATACAGCCCAATACTCAGGGCTCACAGTTACATACCGCTTCTCTCCCAGAAACTGACCCAGAGACTCCGTCGAGGTCCAAGTCAAAAACCCCCGCTTCAGAAAAACCTCGATCTGAACGAACCATCACCCCCAAGCCTCAAACCCGGCAACAGACGACGACTGTCAAACTTGAATCAGATAAAGATACTGTCAAAGACTCGCCGATGGGCGCTGCCATGTCTCATTCTCGCAAGGCCAGAAAACCGTTGCCCACTCGAAACGATGGGTCTGCGGACCAGGAGAACGCCGCTACTCCCACCGAGTCTTCCACATCCCGTGCGGCGAGCCCTCAGTCTTCTCGCCGGGATCGAAAATCGAAGCTCGCTACTAATACGGCTGCAAAGATCaagtcgtcgccagctgcaAAGACTCAATCCACTCCTACATCCGCCGCCAAGGATAAACCGGTACTCAACGGAACAGCCAGGGCAGCGACACCCGCAAAAAGGCCAGAAGCTGCGACTCCGGGCACGTCCACGAGGCCCCGCCGCCGCGATCGCAAATCAACCAAAGCCAACGGCCAAACTCCAGACTCGAAGCGGGAGACCGCAACTTCAGCCTCCACAGAGACTCGGGACGAAGACGTTCAATGTACTCAGTCTCAATCACCTAACAAGCGGAACAACACGGTAACGCTGAATGTAGGCCGTAAACCTTTGGAAAGTCTACTTGCGCAACAAACTCCGAATGGCGATCCAAGCAACAATGGAACACCCGCCGATGTTGAAAATGGAGATTACCATTTCGAATACGATACAGACATGTACCGGAACAACTATGGTCTTGATGGTCACATGGATGCCCCCACTTCTCCCACCAGCCTGTCCACGACCACCTCCAACGCCGCGCGTACGTCTGGGCGTACGCGAAAACCGACTATTCGAGCTCTAGAGTCGTTTGAATCCGAGCGGCGGCACCGCCGTCCGCGTGCATCATCTGTCAAGGCAACGGCCGAACCTATGGAGGCAACCTCCTCCCCCAATTCTACACAGAAGCCAACCCAGGAGTCCTCACCAGCGAAGTTTACACCAGCACACAGACCTGACATCATGAGCATTGCGAAGCTTATTTACAAGCTGGCCGCGCAAGCACTTGCCCCAGATTTCGTCCCTGCTCCAGAAGCTGATACATGGATCAGCGAACTGCAGCAGAAAGTAGATAAGGagcaggaaagaaagaaggaacaggaacaggaagcaCGAAGCAAGGCGAAGCACCAAAAAGATAACGGCAGCgataaggaaaaggaagccgGACAAGAAATGGTAACTTCGtctgctgaggaagaagcggagagTGGACGAGAAAGTACGCCACCCTCAAGCAAGCCATATTTAGATAATGTGCAAGTCTCAACGCCGTGgactgatgaggatggatgggTGTACACAGGTCAGGTCAACAAGTATGAAGAAGAGTATGTTATTATTCCGCCGAAATTCGAGTGGTATCGCCCCAACAACACCTACGGAGATGACCGACTCCCCCTCCCTCCTGTGCGTCTGAGATCTCTGGTTCAGGCAGAAAAGGACCGCGCAATGGGGTATCCTCCCCTCATAGGAGACCGCAATATCCCAATCACTCAAGAGTATTTCCTGTATGAAAATGTGCCcgaggagaaggccaagctcaagatcaaggaggcTGCCCGTGAAAGGGGGATTTATGTCTCCAGGTTCATGACCACTGAGGAGATTCAGACCATGATCGACAACTATGACAGTGGTAAACCACCTGTGCCGCTTGACCCGCCTGTCCCGCCTGTTGTTGGAGAGCCGGTAAAAGCGAAAGAACCTACACGCAAGCGCCGACGTGCTGAGACATCGACGCCTAGCAAGCAGTCCGAGGTGGGTTCGCCTAGGCCAAAGAGACGGCGTCAAGACACAGACGATACAACTCCCTCGGACCCTAGCGCAGGAGATTATCAAGAAAAGCTTTCACTCAGAGTCAAATTGGTATTTGAGAACAAGCAGCTGCTGCGAAAGCATGTAGCCGCCACCGAAGCCAAAAACGCTGAGCAGTCAAAGAAACGCCCCCATTCCGAGATCGAAGATATTCCTACAGACACCCAATCGCCAACAGTCCAGAAACAGAAGGCATCCACACCTGTATCAGCGCCCACTACCCCCGCCAGAGGCACAGGGCAGCTCAACTCTGCCCAGGTCACACCTGAGTCAACGGAGCAAACTCCAGCCGAAACGACGCCTGGCGGTCGACCGCGACGTCGTGCCGCCGATGCCTTGATGGCTAACTTTCAGCGTCACGCCGAAGCCCGGGCCCTGCGCTCTGAACGGGCCAAAATGGGCCATGCAAAGCGCAAGGGAACCCCACTGAAAACCGTAACGGGAGTTCATGGGGACACAGTTGAGTCGCCGATCCGGCCGGCGGCTAATCCCATTAAGGCCGATCCAGTCCAGCACTAGGTCAGACTCAAttgcttcctcttttgtCTTTTCATGTGTTAGATAGCCCTCTAGTTCTAGTGGGAGTTATGGTGGCTACCAGTTCAAGCATAGCGATGTCTGTGGTCTTACTACATATCTTAGTATTATATCTATGGGAAATTTAGTCTTTGTCGAGTGCATGTTACTCGGTTCTGACCACCTTCCTCTCGGACTCAGTCACTTTAGCCTATTTTCTCATTGTGTTTTAAGTCTCATTCACGCAGACGGAATGGCCAGTCTCAATACTGCTCCGAATTGACTGTGCTTACCAGTCAGCCTTCCTCTTAGAGATATCAACGACATTTACCGGCACTTACTTACACTGATGTTTATCGGACCACGGTTTACGGCTAAAATTTAGGAAGACAATGAATGCACATTTCGCAGAATAGAGCAACCGTTCGCCGTCAAGTTATGCTCGCACCTTCTCTTCTGAGCGCACATTGAATTGACCCTGACCTCACCGCACCTCCCTCCAGGGCGGTATATGTATCAAAAGTCAGGAAGTGTAAGCTTTCAAGCAGTTCATAAGAATGGACCTATGGCCATCAAACCTTACTGTTGCACCTACCTCAGGACTTGGAACTATACATACCTTGCAAGGTTGCTAGAACCAGAGCGCTCAAAGACTGACTTACACTTGAAACTCTTAGCCTTTATTCAGGAGGCTTTACATTTCCGTTAGCAAGCCACGAGGACAATGGATGGATATGTATGCAGTCCAGCTAGTTAACCACAATGGATATCACGTGACTGCGCCGTCCCCAGTGACCACATCGGATGTGGATCTTTTCCATGTTATTCCATTAACTTAACCATTATTCCACACCAGCTATCGGGGCGAACGTGAACAAGCCTAAACCAAATCAAGCCATTACCAGTCCATAAGTCGTCTCTTTGTATCTGGAAGATTGTCGTGGAAAACAAAATGTTTTCAAGGACCCGACCCCAACTGAGTCAAAGACCTCGCGTCGTCGTAGACCCCCATCTGCACCCGGAGCCTCGGCGACGAACGCCCCCCATTACAGATATCCGGCAGACAAATGAGTACAAGGCCGCAGCGAGGCGGTATGTTTAATCTCTTCTTTCAATTCTTCACTTCTGTGTCCAGTTCCACTGGGCTTGTGTTGGGAGCTGTGCTAAGAGAATGAATGCAGCTGGATCTCCACGATCGTGGCGTTGCCTATATTAATGTACACTTCATGGGTTCTATATGAGAGGAGTGAGTGTGGCCCTTTTTCTATGTTTATATGTGGTCAGTATTTGGCTAAATGTTGGTTTATAGCATATGGGAATAAGCAGCCGAAGAGGCTACGAGACCACGTCCAGCAGGAGTGATAGTGGGAGCGAGCATAGGATGCTTTGTGAGCCTGATCTTGAACTTGGCTGTGTACTATTGCTATCTTACGGACAAAGTTAAGCATGAGCGTGGCGTTGCTGTAGGTGGAGTTATTGTACATATTTCTTCATTTGTTTTCTAATGTACAATCATGGCGAAATTGGTCTCATGCTAGACCTGTAATCAAGTCCACAACCTAGGTTCACATGACGTCTCTCTTTATAAGAACCAGAGATTCAAGAATGAAGTCGGGTAGACGGCCAACAAGGCAAGATCCTCGCGAGCAAATCAGCCAACAACCCTAGCCGATTTTCCCTCACAAAGCCCATATTGACTCAGAGAGTGACGTGCTATTGCACGCTGAATatcattcttcctctttctcttatGTTGCTGCTAAATGTCGTTTGTCGCACCACTGTTAGTTCCATGATCGTGGATGTGAATGAATATGGCACTGTAAAAGGCGTCATTTGCATTTGGGCTGCCTGAttctttgtcttcgtcttcatctgcaCATTCGCAGGCCTTTATATCACGGTCTGACAATTTGAAGCTTTGGTTCTAAGCTCATCATTAGCCCCGTGAAGTTCCTCCCAAAGTAAAACCTGAGATGTTTCGCtcttcagcagcaagccCAAGAGCACATTCCATGCGCTGTCAGTATCCATCCAACACGTCGGTCTCTGATTTCCACGCTGTCGCTGAAATAGCTGCCTTTCTTGGTTCTTCTGCGGCTGTCATTCTCCTGCCCTGAAGGCACGCCCAGGCAGGTGCCCGAGGCCACTAATGGGCCCCTTCCCGTGCGGGTTATATCCTTGAGCACGACTATAAACAGGCTCTCTGTTTCTGACCTCCATCTTTCTCCTAATCCAGATTTTGGCCGTTTCTTCTAGCAACAAGCATGTTCTTCCACCCTCGACCAACCCTAGACATCACGCATAGCTGTATTCATTCGCCTTATATACGCATTTGCACATTTCATCAACCATATCTCAATGATAGCGAAAATCCACTTCGTCTTGATCGCCGTAGACTCGCTGTCTCAAGCTGGATGTCTCAACCATTTATTTCACCGGAAAGGAAGGAATAGCAGGCGGCTGGAGGCGAAGCCGATGGCGAAATTGACGGCCCATTGGGAAGGAATTATACTTGTGTTTTTATACTTGTGTTTGCTTAGATTGCCATAGCTGCTGTTTCCGGCAATGACGGTGGTGATACGGTGTGAACGTAGTTCGGGATTAATAGAACTGAAGACACCAATTACGGTTCCTTCCATTATTCAATATCACAAGCATTTTCGCGTCGAGTGTACACGGTCATTCTCGACTTTGCATAGTAGAGCCGGCACTAACCCCAGAAACACAGGTATCAATCTTCATAATCTTCACATCTGTGAGTGAAAAGTCAGGGACCGACTCGGCAATGACACCGTTGGTCAGAATATGATGCAAATAATCCGTATTGAATGTGTAGATGAGGTGTACAATGCGGATCATCTATTTCGGTAGGAGGAGTACTGTATCGTGAAAGACGTGTGCCagaaggatggaaaggatTGATTCTCGGTAGTGGGAAGACGATTGCGCTTTGCTGGGTTGGTAGAGAGTTAGTGGTCCTCAGGAGGATTG carries:
- a CDS encoding putative GPI-anchored cell surface glycoprotein (transcript_id=CADANIAT00008325), which produces MHCRSRMSHAAFITGANTPQWLRSRRSSSRASQRTAPAPAPELTTSNLTQSSYSLPPTPLTSSFDEILPSAKRRRTQRAINSEDKTLPAGGTETPTHRAFSEPFQAPNSHSSARATRAGNLIQPNTQGSQLHTASLPETDPETPSRSKSKTPASEKPRSERTITPKPQTRQQTTTVKLESDKDTVKDSPMGAAMSHSRKARKPLPTRNDGSADQENAATPTESSTSRAASPQSSRRDRKSKLATNTAAKIKSSPAAKTQSTPTSAAKDKPVLNGTARAATPAKRPEAATPGTSTRPRRRDRKSTKANGQTPDSKRETATSASTETRDEDVQCTQSQSPNKRNNTVTLNVGRKPLESLLAQQTPNGDPSNNGTPADVENGDYHFEYDTDMYRNNYGLDGHMDAPTSPTSLSTTTSNAARTSGRTRKPTIRALESFESERRHRRPRASSVKATAEPMEATSSPNSTQKPTQESSPAKFTPAHRPDIMSIAKLIYKLAAQALAPDFVPAPEADTWISELQQKVDKEQERKKEQEQEARSKAKHQKDNGSDKEKEAGQEMVTSSAEEEAESGRESTPPSSKPYLDNVQVSTPWTDEDGWVYTGQVNKYEEEYVIIPPKFEWYRPNNTYGDDRLPLPPVRLRSLVQAEKDRAMGYPPLIGDRNIPITQEYFLYENVPEEKAKLKIKEAARERGIYVSRFMTTEEIQTMIDNYDSGKPPVPLDPPVPPVVGEPVKAKEPTRKRRRAETSTPSKQSEVGSPRPKRRRQDTDDTTPSDPSAGDYQEKLSLRVKLVFENKQLLRKHVAATEAKNAEQSKKRPHSEIEDIPTDTQSPTVQKQKASTPVSAPTTPARGTGQLNSAQVTPESTEQTPAETTPGGRPRRRAADALMANFQRHAEARALRSERAKMGHAKRKGTPLKTVTGVHGDTVESPIRPAANPIKADPVQH
- a CDS encoding uncharacterized protein (transcript_id=CADANIAT00008323), with the protein product MGSSASKPARSAAQASRRQYPKQPSAPSPASRPPTQRPPPPAPSPASRQPKIPPQSPAQGPTYHSKEKASLEKSSAIDLDGRDPHFAASLRSIGPVTPNPTLSHSSTFNQTHPPSVFPSTSTNPALLAVTARQRITREAEAEAEELGKGGFEGRRYLDAYTIRQILAMRDRQGLGAEEIERALRLKRGIVGRVGAAKGVFGVV
- a CDS encoding putative MFS transporter (transcript_id=CADANIAT00008322) gives rise to the protein MAATNRADIVVDEKIHDPDHIEKTQQTVAIDNIQVLGLSSEDADFYTNYPPEARKKLLWKVDIRLIPMLAVLYLISHLDRANIGNAKIEGLIEDLGMSGIQYNIVLSIFFIPYVLLEVPSNMLLKNFTRPSFYLGILITCWGIIMTLTGLVQNFAGLLVVRILLGVFEAGFFPGAVYLCTIWYMPKELSTRLAIFYCASALSGAFSGLLAAGIAQMDGVGGQDGWRWIFILEGIATVVLGAMCFFLLIDSPRKSGSWLEPEEIRYLELQHFIKEGGHFKEEKKKANWKDIKATLLNWRMYMLAFILLAQSACSYGTKFFLPTITKAMGFRDTNAQLMTVPPYVAGAISAVFFSKLSDRFYWRMPFVAIPLCLVVTGYAVMVSLHGELDTRVGPAFFAIILTTMGIYPIHPATTSWTANNLAPSGRRAIGLAFNICIGNIGGVVGSYMYIDSEEPYYYTGFGLSLALGGTALLVSLVLELSFKWANKKKERMGEEEIRERYSDDELLAMGDKSPLFRYTL
- a CDS encoding putative oligosaccharyltransferase subunit ribophorin II (transcript_id=CADANIAT00008324), with amino-acid sequence MLWWQTLFQLSLLSSVALPAAAAAASWGFTDATVSVQTKGAGVGAGFKEEIPRNGALSSPVSLGNADTLKVALTTQEGKSAKSAHQVFLMLQDPKTGLDISYPFSVKGNGKSRVELTWKDLPVQFLSTSEPLDARILIGSFGSSAAYNKPAFQLSLARNPNEPVPTYEVSRYGQLPEIHHIFKSDPQSPPVAVTLLFIAIVLAIFPVLGGVWLYLGANINHLPVALKSAPIPHAVFLGSLLAIEGIFFLYYTSWTLFQILPAVAAAGTVAFISGSRALGEVQGRRLAGLR
- a CDS encoding uncharacterized protein (transcript_id=CADANIAT00008326), with translation MFSRTRPQLSQRPRVVVDPHLHPEPRRRTPPITDIRQTNEYKAAARRWISTIVALPILMYTSWVLYERTYGNKQPKRLRDHVQQE